One stretch of Prunus persica cultivar Lovell chromosome G1, Prunus_persica_NCBIv2, whole genome shotgun sequence DNA includes these proteins:
- the LOC18791817 gene encoding proteasome subunit beta type-6 has translation MDQSIQNDLNAPHSMGTTIIGVTYNGGVVLGADSRTSTGVYVANRASDKITQLTDNVYLCRSGSAADSQVLSDYVRHFLHQHTIQQGQPATVKVAANLIRLFAYNNKNMLQTGLIIGGWDKYKGGKIYGVPLGGTILEQPFAIGGSGSTYLYGFFDQEWKEGMTKEEAERLVVKAVSLAIARDGASGGVVRTVIINSEGVTRNYYPGDTLPLWHEELEPQNSLLDILSSSGPDMMVT, from the exons ATGGATCAGTCTATACAGAATGACCTGAATGCCCCTCACTCCATGGGCACCACCATCATCGGCGTCACCTACAATGGCGGCGTCGTCCTCGGTGCCGATTCTCGAACCAGCACTG GTGTTTATGTTGCGAATCGGGCATCCGATAAGATCACTCAGCTCACTGATAATGTCTACTTGTGCCGTTCCGGATCG GCTGCAGATTCTCAAGTTCTATCAGATTATGTCCGTCATTTTCTCCATCAGCACAC GATACAGCAGGGACAGCCTGCAACAGTCAAGGTTGCTGCAAACCTTATCAGGTTGTTCGCATACAATAACAAG AATATGCTACAAACTGGCTTGATTATTGGTGGTTGGGACAAGTACAAAGGAGGTAAAATATATGGAGTGCCACTTGGAGGGACAATTTTGGAGCAACCTTTTGCTATTGGAG GATCTGGCTCCACTTATCTGTATGGCTTCTTTGATCAAGAGTGGAAGGAAGGAATGACCAAAGAGGAAGCTGAG AGATTGGTGGTGAAGGCAGTTTCTCTTGCTATTGCTCGGGACGGTGCTAGTGGTGGTGTTGTTCGGACTGTCATt ATTAATTCAGAGGGGGTGACAAGAAACTACTATCCAGGTGACACCCTTCCACTCTGGCATGAGGAGCTAGAACCCCAAAATTCACTGCTGGATATATTGTCATCATCCGGTCCTGACATGATGGTAACTTGA
- the LOC18788345 gene encoding auxin response factor 19, producing the protein MKPPANGAGAAAANGPSNSCEGGENVKIINPELWQACAGPLVNLPPAGTHVVYFPQGHSEQVAASMKKDVDGQIPNYPNLPSKLLCLLHNVTLHADPETDEVYAQMTLQPVPSFDKDALLRSDLALKSNKPQPEFFCKTLTASDTSTHGGFSVPRRAAEKIFPPLDFSMQPPAQELVARDLHDTVWTFRHIYRGQPKRHLLTTGWSLFVSGKRLFAGDSVLFIRDEKQQLLLGIRRANRQPTNLSSSVLSSDSMHIGILAAAAHAAANNSPFTVFYNPRASPSEFVIPLAKYYKAACGNQLSLGMRFRMMFETEESGTRRYMGTITGISDLDSVRWKNSQWRNLQVGWDESTAGERRNRVSMWEIEPVTAPFFICPPPFFRSKRPRQPGMPDEESSDLDNLFKRTMPWLGDDMCMKDPQVLPGLSLVQWMNMQQNSSAGNSIQPNYMHSFPGSALQNLAGADLSRQLGMSGPQIPQLSNLQFNAQRLPQQAQQLDQLQKLPSTMNPLASMIQRQQQLGDITQQPRQNSFNQSLPSSQVQSQLLQPQTLVQTNSILQQQSSSQNHLQRNLPQNLQQHQQQQQQQLHQQQQQHQQQQQQHQQQQQHQQQIAGQNQQQFQSQLPDQINQQLQHLSDNQLQLQLLQKLQQQQQSLLTQQAQQQPAQLIQLQDQQRQLLDVSQSFSRPLTPTQMQEMPQMAPTSHPHSRTMPQQLTKNNNSQTNVRFSQPPQQPKLQQQQPVMVPEMSGHMGLHPTPTTNQLSTAVSNVMTGGAGAGQSGITDEVPSCSNSPSTNNCPSLIQPLMNNRAHRNSFVGEDMAQSATTILSPSAIETMPSNGNLLKDFQLKSDVKPSVNIASNQSQGILTAQTYLNSAAVQTDYLDTSSSTTSVGLSQNDVNLQQNNAPLSFNPQSMLFREASQEGEVQADHRNNVSYGSNIDGQLGIPLNPDPMLAKGTVALGKDFSNNLSSGGMIGNYENAKDAQQELSSSMVSQSFGVPDMAFNSIDSTINDSGFLDTGPWAPAPQFQRMRTYTKVYKRGAVGRSIDIARYSGYGELKQDLARRFGIEGQLEDRGRVGWKLVYVDHESDVLLVGDDPWEEFVNCVRCIKILSPQEVQQMSLDGDFGGNAVLLNQACSSSDGGNA; encoded by the exons ATGAAGCCGCCCGCGAACGGCGCCGGAGCTGCTGCGGCCAACGGTCCATCCAATTCATGCGAAG GGGGAGAGAATGTGAAGATCATAAACCCGGAGCTATGGCAAGCGTGCGCCGGGCCGCTGGTGAACTTGCCGCCGGCTGGGACCCACGTGGTCTACTTCCCTCAAGGTCACAGCGAACAA GTTGCCGCATCTATGAAAAAGGATGTGGATGGTCAAATACCAAACTACCCGAATCTTCCCTCCAAGCTACTATGTCTCCTTCACAATGTCACCTTGCAT GCGGACCCCGAAACGGACGAAGTTTATGCTCAGATGACACTTCAGCCTGTTCCCTCG TTTGACAAGGATGCATTGTTGAGATCAGATCTTGCCCTCAAGTCAAATAAGCCCCAACCAGAGTTTTTCTGTAAAACATTGACAGCAAGTGACACAAGCACTCATGGAGGTTTCTCGGTGCCTCGTCGTGCAGCAGAAAAGATTTTCCCTCCTCTC GATTTCTCCATGCAACCACCTGCTCAAGAACTTGTTGCCAGGGATTTGCATGATACTGTTTGGACTTTCCGCCATATCTATCGTG GGCAACCAAAACGCCACTTGCTTACAACAGGATGGAGCCTATTTGTTAGTGGGAAGAGGCTTTTCGCTGGCGATTCTGTCTTGTTCATTAG GGATGAAAAGCAGCAGCTTCTTTTGGGAATTAGACGTGCTAACAGGCAACCCACCAACCTATCATCTTCAGTATTATCAAGTGATAGTATGCACATTGGGATTCTAGCGGCTGCAGCTCATGCTGCCGCTAATAATAGCCCCTTCACAGTGTTCTACAATCCTAG AGCCAGTCCATCAGAATTTGTTATCCCATTAGCCAAGTACTACAAGGCAGCTTGTGGCAACCAACTATCTCTGGGTATGCGATTTCGTATGATGTTTGAAACTGAAGAGTCAGGAACAAGAAG GTACATGGGTACAATTACAGGAATTAGTGATCTTGATTCTGTTAGATGGAAGAACTCACAATGGCGCAATTTGCAG GTTGGTTGGGATGAGTCAACTGCTGGGGAAAGGCGTAATCGGGTGTCAATGTGGGAAATTGAGCCTGTTACTGCTCCATTTTTCATTTGTCCCCCACCATTCTTCAGATCAAAGCGTCCTCGGCAACCAGGAATGCCAG ATGAGGAATCCTCTGATTTAGATAATCTTTTTAAGAGGACAATGCCTTGGCTTGGTGATGATATGTGCATGAAGGATCCCCAGGTTCTACCTGGTCTGAGCTTAGTCCAGTGGATGAACATGCAGCAAAATTCTTCTGCGGGTAACTCCATACAGCCAAATTACATGCATTCCTTTCCTGGTTCTGCTCTGCAAAACCTTGCTGGAGCGGATCTTTCTCGGCAGTTGGGCATGTCAGGGCCTCAAATACCTCAGTTGAGCAATTTACAATTCAATGCCCAGAGACTACCTCAGCAAGCACAACAGCTTGATCAACTCCAAAAGCTGCCATCCACAATGAACCCATTAGCATCCATGATCCAACGACAGCAACAGTTGGGTGATATTACTCAACAACCCAGGCAAAATTCGTTTAATCAATCTCTACCCTCCAGCCAAGTTCAATCCCAGCTTCTGCAACCTCAGACCCTTGTCCAAACTAATAGTATCCTTCAGCAGCAATCATCTAGTCAAAACCATCTTCAAAGAAACCTCCCTCAGAACCTGCAGCAGCatcagcagcaacagcagcagcagctgcatcaacaacagcaacagcatcaacagcaacagcagcagcatcaacagcagcagcagcatcaaCAACAAATTGCGGGTCAAAATCAACAGCAATTTCAGTCTCAACTTCCTGATCAAATAAACCAACAGTTGCAACATCTTTCTGATAATCAGCTTCAACTTCAGCTGTTACAGAAGCTTCAACAGCAACAACAGTCGCTTTTGACACAGCAGGCACAGCAACAGCCTGCTCAACTTATCCAACTCCAGGACCAGCAGAGGCAACTGTTAGATGTGTCCCAGAGCTTCTCCAGGCCTTTGACTCCCACCCAAATGCAAGAAATGCCTCAAATGGCACCAACCTCGCATCCTCATTCAAGAACAATGCCACAGCAGCTGACAAAGAATAATAACAGCCAAACTAATGTTCGGTTTTCTCAACCACCTCAGCAGCCAAAGCTTCAACAGCAGCAACCTGTTATGGTGCCTGAAATGTCCGGGCATATGGGACTTCACCCAACCCCAACAACCAATCAACTCTCTACAGCTGTAAGCAATGTAATGACAGGAGGTGCAGGAGCAGGGCAGTCTGGGATTACAGATGAGGTTCCATCGTGTTCAAATTCACCATCCACAAACAACTGTCCAAGTTTAATTCAACCATTGATGAACAACAGAGCCCATCGAAACTCATTCGTCGGGGAGGACATGGCTCAGTCTGCCACCACAATCTTGAGTCCTAGTGCCATAGAAACAATGCCATCGAATGGTAACTTATTGAAAGATTTCCAGCTTAAGTCTGATGTTAAGCCTTCAGTGAACATTGCTAGCAATCAAAGTCAAGGAATTCTTACAGCACAAACATACCTGAACAGTGCAGCTGTCCAGACAGATTACTTGGACACATCCTCTTCAACAACTTCAGTAGGCCTCTCTCAAAATGATGTCAATTTACAGCAGAATAATGCCCCATTGTCTTTCAATCCACAATCAATGTTATTCAGAGAAGCCAGTCAAGAAGGGGAAGTTCAGGCAGATCATAGAAACAATGTTTCATATGGTTCTAACATTGATGGCCAATTGGGGATACCCTTGAATCCTGATCCTATGTTGGCCAAGGGCACGGTGGCGTTAGGAAaggatttttcaaataatctctCTTCAGGAGGCATGATTGGCAACTATGAAAATGCAAAAGATGCTCAGCAGGAACTTTCATCTTCAATGGTTTCCCAGTCCTTTGGAGTTCCAGATATGGCATTCAATTCAATTGACTCAACCATAAATGATAGCGGCTTTCTGGACACTGGCCCATGGGCTCCAGCACCTCAATTTCAGCGAATGAGGACATACACCAAg GTGTATAAACGTGGAGCTGTAGGGAGATCTATAGATATTGCACGCTATTCAGGTTATGGTGAGCTTAAACAAGATCTGGCTCGTAGGTTTGGTATAGAGGGACAGTTAGAGGACCGAGGGAGAGTAGGCTGGAAACTTGTGTATGTAGATCATGAGAGTGATGTTCTGCTAGTTGGAGATGACCCTTGGGA GGAGTTTGTAAACTGTGTTCGCTGCATCAAGATCCTGTCCCCACAAGAAGTCCAGCAAATGAGTTTGGATGGAGACTTTGGTGGCAACGCCGTGCTTCTAAATCAAGCTTGCAGCAGCTCAGATGGTGGGAATGCCTAA